The Salinispora tropica CNB-440 genome has a window encoding:
- a CDS encoding winged helix-turn-helix domain-containing protein → MDELLEDLLSKIKNGTYPPGSQLPSGRMLADEYDTSQSTISRAVARLREQGVLVGRPGRGVFVAESPHH, encoded by the coding sequence ATGGACGAGTTGCTCGAAGACCTGTTGAGCAAGATCAAGAATGGGACCTATCCGCCTGGTTCTCAGCTGCCCTCCGGTCGGATGCTGGCCGACGAGTACGACACCTCACAGTCCACGATTAGTCGGGCCGTGGCGCGGCTGCGGGAGCAGGGGGTGTTGGTGGGTCGTCCGGGGCGTGGTGTCTTCGTCGCCGAGTCACCCCACCACTAA
- a CDS encoding M48 family metalloprotease, translated as MQCASCGNYIDPAKGECECGAPSPQSTGAEVPGQRPAQPISVPPHNVQPTRGQRLFTRPPGYPTFVSWLVTGAFRDRRGALGAFIAAWFNLPLAVFVGGLGIVYGGIAGYLGGFTSGNEFGPDFLTEVPLLGSVLSGAALQVGGVLGLLVGVLLGCLAGFVGGLFVPWSLVTTEPGYAVGYFVAQSIVAILLSLLYTSYGIATEGWRFRAAGYREPSRRERELLQPILADCAMRLQLDAHPKLLIDDSHEPHAVSGTRHVVISRGLLDEFDYAPEPIAAVLCHELTHWRNADPVSGLFVRGLGLPLYVAYAFVTWLQQKFRHPILSLALGISTWPLLLTIRFFVMPMQAAGNRSAEYLADQGAIWAGHHIGLRQVLSRSQRSFDGARDGWERAICANHPPNELRLERAEAPGVDYPLPDRDSPARPLPVVVSSSSRD; from the coding sequence GTGCAGTGTGCGAGCTGCGGCAATTATATTGATCCGGCAAAGGGTGAGTGCGAGTGCGGCGCTCCGTCGCCGCAGTCAACCGGAGCGGAGGTGCCCGGCCAGCGGCCGGCGCAGCCGATCTCCGTCCCGCCGCACAATGTCCAGCCGACCCGGGGGCAACGGCTCTTCACCCGTCCTCCTGGCTATCCGACCTTCGTCTCCTGGCTGGTGACCGGCGCGTTCCGGGACCGGCGTGGTGCGCTCGGCGCGTTCATCGCCGCCTGGTTCAACCTGCCGCTCGCCGTGTTTGTCGGCGGTTTGGGAATCGTGTACGGCGGGATAGCTGGCTACCTCGGTGGGTTCACCAGTGGCAATGAATTCGGCCCCGATTTCCTCACCGAGGTTCCCCTGCTCGGTTCGGTGCTCAGCGGTGCCGCGCTTCAGGTGGGCGGTGTGCTCGGCCTTCTGGTCGGCGTGCTGCTCGGCTGCCTGGCCGGGTTCGTCGGCGGCTTGTTCGTGCCGTGGTCTCTGGTCACCACCGAGCCGGGCTATGCCGTCGGCTACTTCGTCGCCCAGAGCATCGTCGCGATTCTCCTGAGCCTGCTCTACACCAGCTACGGAATCGCTACCGAAGGATGGCGGTTCCGGGCTGCCGGCTACCGCGAACCAAGCCGCCGGGAAAGGGAACTGCTCCAGCCGATCCTCGCCGACTGCGCGATGCGGCTGCAGCTCGACGCGCACCCGAAGCTGCTCATCGATGACAGTCACGAGCCACACGCGGTCAGCGGAACTCGACACGTGGTAATCAGCCGCGGACTGCTCGACGAGTTCGACTACGCGCCCGAGCCGATCGCCGCGGTGCTGTGTCACGAGCTGACGCACTGGCGCAACGCCGACCCGGTGTCCGGTCTCTTCGTGCGCGGGCTCGGACTGCCGCTTTACGTCGCCTACGCGTTCGTCACATGGTTGCAACAGAAGTTCCGGCACCCGATTCTCTCCCTGGCCCTAGGGATCAGCACCTGGCCGCTGCTGCTGACCATCCGATTCTTCGTCATGCCAATGCAGGCAGCGGGGAACCGATCCGCCGAATACCTCGCCGACCAGGGCGCGATCTGGGCGGGGCACCACATCGGGCTGCGGCAGGTGCTGAGCCGGTCCCAGCGAAGTTTCGACGGGGCCCGCGATGGCTGGGAACGCGCGATCTGCGCCAACCACCCTCCGAACGAGCTGCGTTTGGAGCGCGCCGAGGCGCCCGGTGTTGACTATCCGCTGCCCGACCGAGACTCGCCGGCACGTCCGCTTCCGGTGGTCGTGTCCAGCTCATCCCGTGACTGA
- a CDS encoding DNA repair helicase XPB, with translation MSGGPLIVQSDKTLLLEIEHPDAQACRLAIAPFAELERSPEHVHTYRLTPLGLWNARAAGHDAEGVVNALITYSRYPVPHALLVDVAETMDRYGRLRLINDPAHGLVLRAVDRVVLVEVAKSKKLAGMLGTKLDDDTITVHPSERGRLKQALLKLGWPAEDLAGYVNGEAHPIELAEAGADGRKPWTLRSYQREAVEAFWAGGSGVVVLPCGAGKTLVGAAAMAEAKATTLILVTNTVAGRQWKRELVARTSLTEEEIGEYSGERKEIRPVTIATYQVLTSRRGGAFTHLDLFGARDWGLVVYDEVHLLPAPIFRFTADLQARRRLGLTATLVREDGREGDVFSLIGPKRYDAPWKDIEQQGWIAPARCTEVRVTLTEAERMAYATAEAEERYRMAATTRTKLPVVKALLDRHPDEQTLVIGGYIDQLHQLGEYLDAPIVQGATTNRERERLFDAFRSGELRTLVISKVGNFSIDLPEAAVAVQVSGTFGSRQEEAQRLGRVLRPKADGRQAHFYTVVSRDTIDTEYAAHRQRFLAEQGYAYTIVDADDVLGPSLPSVD, from the coding sequence GTGAGTGGTGGACCGCTGATCGTACAGTCGGACAAGACCCTGCTGTTGGAGATCGAGCACCCCGACGCGCAGGCATGCCGGTTGGCGATCGCGCCGTTCGCCGAGTTGGAACGCTCACCGGAGCATGTGCACACCTACCGGCTGACTCCGCTGGGGTTGTGGAACGCCCGGGCCGCCGGTCACGACGCCGAGGGCGTGGTCAACGCGCTGATCACATACAGCCGCTATCCGGTGCCGCACGCCCTGCTGGTTGACGTGGCCGAGACGATGGATCGGTACGGCCGGTTGCGACTGATCAATGACCCGGCGCACGGCCTGGTGCTGCGGGCCGTGGACCGGGTGGTGTTGGTCGAGGTCGCCAAGAGCAAGAAGCTCGCCGGGATGCTCGGCACGAAGCTCGACGACGACACCATCACGGTGCATCCGTCCGAGCGCGGGCGACTCAAGCAGGCACTGCTCAAACTCGGCTGGCCGGCCGAGGACCTGGCCGGGTACGTCAACGGTGAGGCGCACCCGATCGAGCTGGCCGAGGCCGGCGCGGACGGCCGGAAGCCGTGGACCCTGCGCTCCTACCAGCGGGAGGCGGTGGAGGCGTTCTGGGCCGGCGGGTCGGGCGTGGTGGTGCTGCCCTGCGGCGCGGGGAAGACCCTGGTCGGGGCGGCGGCGATGGCCGAGGCGAAGGCGACCACGCTGATCCTGGTAACGAACACCGTGGCGGGGCGGCAGTGGAAACGGGAGTTGGTGGCCCGCACGTCCCTGACCGAGGAGGAGATCGGCGAGTACTCGGGGGAGCGCAAGGAGATTCGTCCGGTCACCATCGCCACGTACCAGGTGTTGACGTCACGACGCGGCGGCGCGTTCACCCACCTGGACCTGTTCGGAGCGCGCGACTGGGGTCTGGTCGTCTATGACGAGGTCCACCTGTTGCCGGCACCGATCTTCCGGTTCACCGCCGACCTTCAGGCCCGTCGCCGGCTGGGGCTGACCGCCACCCTGGTTCGCGAGGACGGCCGGGAGGGGGACGTGTTCAGCCTGATCGGTCCGAAGCGGTACGACGCGCCGTGGAAGGACATCGAACAGCAGGGTTGGATCGCCCCGGCCCGGTGCACCGAGGTACGGGTGACGCTCACCGAGGCCGAGCGGATGGCGTACGCGACGGCGGAGGCCGAGGAGCGCTACCGGATGGCCGCGACCACCCGTACCAAGCTGCCGGTGGTGAAGGCGCTGCTCGACCGGCATCCGGACGAGCAGACCCTGGTGATTGGTGGGTACATCGACCAGCTGCACCAGCTGGGGGAATATCTGGACGCGCCGATCGTGCAGGGGGCGACGACGAACCGGGAACGGGAGCGGCTGTTCGACGCGTTCCGCTCCGGTGAGCTGCGGACCCTGGTGATCTCGAAGGTGGGGAACTTCTCGATCGATCTGCCGGAGGCGGCGGTGGCGGTCCAGGTGTCGGGCACGTTCGGCTCCCGGCAGGAGGAGGCGCAGCGGCTCGGTCGGGTGCTCCGGCCCAAGGCCGACGGCCGGCAGGCGCACTTCTACACGGTGGTGTCCCGGGACACGATCGACACCGAGTACGCCGCCCACCGGCAACGCTTCCTCGCCGAGCAGGGGTACGCCTACACGATCGTGGACGCCGACGACGTCCTCGGCCCGTCACTGCCCTCGGTCGACTGA
- a CDS encoding VOC family protein codes for MNAVPPPTTRADRTFLAAPNRIGITIDCPEPASAAAFWERFLGYQRRPHAEGSTYVTVDCPEHVAGPPHLTFQQVAEPKTGKARAHLDLFVDHARPLTQQMLAAGAQQVSVTDAGEWTTRVLTDPAGNEFCVIGPD; via the coding sequence ATGAACGCCGTACCACCACCAACGACGCGTGCCGACAGGACTTTCCTCGCCGCCCCGAACCGAATTGGCATCACCATCGACTGTCCCGAGCCGGCCTCGGCAGCGGCGTTCTGGGAACGGTTTCTCGGCTATCAACGGCGACCGCACGCCGAAGGAAGCACCTATGTCACGGTCGACTGCCCAGAGCACGTGGCGGGCCCGCCACACCTGACGTTCCAGCAGGTCGCCGAGCCCAAGACCGGCAAGGCGCGCGCCCACCTCGACCTCTTCGTCGACCACGCACGACCACTGACGCAACAGATGCTCGCCGCCGGCGCCCAGCAGGTCAGTGTGACCGATGCCGGTGAGTGGACGACTCGAGTCCTGACCGACCCGGCCGGCAACGAGTTCTGTGTCATCGGCCCGGACTGA
- a CDS encoding TIGR03620 family F420-dependent LLM class oxidoreductase, with translation MRRTSPDRTGDMHHRETDTSDSHRGLGRVGIWTMAFDWQPAGLVRDATAELEELGYGAVWYAEGLGRDAVSQAWLILGNTRRLVVGAGVANIAAREPIAMAAAHRALDDAFAGRFVLGLGGHRTHDTPTSTIPGRYGRPVQTMTAYLDAMDAATTVLPEPTGPRRRVLAALGPRMTELAAQRTEGALPYFAPVEHTRRTREGMGPGPLLAVELAVALADDPDRARQLARDHVAHYTSTAPHQAANLRRLGFTEQDMRGLSSTLVDAVVAHGDLDAVRTRVREHLDAGANHVCIQVLTADPAALPMDEWRELAFLTTEATTSSVG, from the coding sequence ATGCGGAGAACTTCTCCAGATCGTACCGGTGACATGCACCACCGGGAGACCGACACAAGCGACAGTCACCGAGGGCTCGGGCGAGTCGGCATCTGGACCATGGCGTTCGACTGGCAGCCAGCCGGGCTCGTCCGCGACGCAACCGCCGAGTTGGAGGAACTCGGCTACGGTGCGGTGTGGTATGCCGAGGGTCTCGGCCGCGACGCGGTCAGCCAGGCATGGCTCATCCTGGGCAACACCCGGCGGCTGGTCGTCGGAGCGGGCGTCGCCAACATCGCCGCGCGGGAACCAATCGCGATGGCCGCGGCCCACCGTGCGCTGGACGATGCGTTCGCGGGACGGTTCGTGCTGGGACTCGGCGGACATCGAACCCACGACACCCCGACCAGCACTATCCCAGGGCGCTACGGACGACCGGTACAGACGATGACCGCCTACCTCGACGCCATGGACGCCGCCACCACCGTGCTTCCCGAGCCAACGGGTCCTCGCCGCCGGGTCCTCGCCGCGCTCGGCCCCAGAATGACCGAACTCGCCGCACAACGCACCGAGGGCGCCCTGCCCTACTTCGCACCCGTCGAACACACTCGCCGCACCCGGGAGGGCATGGGACCTGGCCCACTGCTCGCAGTGGAACTCGCGGTCGCCCTCGCCGACGATCCCGATCGAGCACGGCAGCTGGCCCGCGACCATGTCGCCCACTACACCTCCACCGCCCCGCACCAGGCCGCCAATCTGCGTCGCCTGGGCTTCACCGAACAGGACATGCGGGGGCTGAGTAGCACCCTGGTCGACGCCGTGGTCGCGCACGGCGACCTCGACGCGGTACGCACCCGCGTGCGTGAGCACCTGGACGCAGGCGCAAACCACGTCTGCATCCAGGTGCTCACGGCGGATCCGGCCGCGCTGCCCATGGACGAGTGGCGGGAGCTGGCGTTCCTCACCACCGAGGCGACGACATCGAGCGTCGGTTGA
- a CDS encoding winged helix-turn-helix domain-containing protein — protein sequence MPIPPTMNELISDLLKRIEVGELRPGSQIPSTQELSDHYDLSLSTIHRAVARLREQGVLVGRPGRGVFVAERPQH from the coding sequence GTGCCGATACCGCCAACCATGAACGAGTTGATCAGTGATCTGTTGAAGCGGATCGAGGTGGGCGAGCTTCGTCCTGGCTCACAGATACCGTCCACCCAGGAGCTTTCCGACCACTACGACCTGTCGCTGTCGACGATTCATCGAGCGGTGGCGCGGCTGCGGGAGCAGGGGGTGTTGGTGGGTCGTCCGGGGCGTGGTGTCTTCGTCGCCGAGCGACCCCAGCACTGA
- a CDS encoding thiamine pyrophosphate-binding protein: MVVTEYLIRMLRDHGARHIFIGLGALNDPFMSPLSTVDGVGTIVTAFEGGAAYMADGYARASGGIGLCLGIGGPGVLNMTTALAGAKTDRSSVIVISGEVPRSWAGMGGFQDATEAALDDLDVLRPVTGMSLSMSSRQVVPQHVRRAIVHVMSERTPAHLSVPRDVQQAELDAEPRRLPESLLHPRTLDEHALQELIAVLEDPDGQRIVVLAGPGVQQSGATDQLRAFAERFDVPVATTLSGKGTLPETHPLALGVFGYGGSRRAIDTIRSGNVDVLVVVGSGLSQRDTLQWDPAMLPSRTLVQIDSHPTLISRSWPVDLAVVSNPAEVFRRLSTLREAPVLAAGRGARTALLHHVSAGGDARYRTEDTRSEAIPMHPARVVAELRAAFPDDAALCVDSGAHRAWFAEYWDTRQPGTHFSLTNLGPMGGAVPLGIGAKLAQPQRPMLIATGDGCLLMHGMELHTASREQIPVVVAVMNNRSYGNIWFRASKISPRAERLTDIPGIDWVGFARSMGADGERVEQPAQIPAAVARGLAASRPYLLDLIIDKTYPTPVGVWRERQQQWEDND, from the coding sequence GTGGTAGTTACCGAGTATCTGATCAGGATGCTGCGCGACCACGGGGCGCGACACATCTTCATCGGCCTCGGCGCACTGAACGATCCCTTCATGTCGCCGCTGTCGACGGTTGACGGCGTAGGCACGATCGTGACGGCGTTTGAGGGCGGTGCCGCGTACATGGCTGACGGCTATGCCCGCGCCTCTGGAGGCATCGGGCTCTGCCTCGGCATCGGCGGTCCCGGGGTACTCAACATGACCACCGCGCTCGCTGGCGCGAAGACCGACCGCAGCTCGGTGATCGTCATCAGCGGTGAGGTCCCTCGTTCCTGGGCGGGCATGGGCGGCTTTCAGGACGCGACGGAAGCGGCGCTCGACGACCTCGACGTGCTGCGCCCAGTGACCGGGATGTCGTTGTCGATGTCATCGCGCCAGGTCGTTCCCCAACATGTGCGACGCGCGATTGTGCACGTGATGAGCGAACGGACCCCGGCCCACCTGTCGGTGCCCCGTGACGTGCAGCAGGCCGAACTGGACGCCGAGCCGAGGCGCCTGCCCGAGTCACTGCTGCACCCACGAACCCTTGACGAGCATGCCCTCCAGGAGCTGATCGCCGTCCTTGAGGATCCCGACGGCCAACGCATCGTCGTGCTCGCCGGCCCAGGTGTACAACAGTCGGGGGCCACCGATCAGCTACGGGCGTTCGCCGAACGTTTCGACGTGCCGGTGGCCACGACGCTTTCCGGCAAGGGAACGCTACCCGAGACCCACCCACTCGCACTCGGCGTCTTCGGCTACGGCGGCAGCCGACGGGCGATCGACACCATCCGCTCGGGCAACGTCGACGTCCTCGTCGTGGTCGGCTCGGGTCTGTCGCAACGCGACACGCTTCAGTGGGATCCGGCCATGCTGCCATCCCGCACGCTCGTCCAGATCGACAGTCACCCGACACTGATCAGCCGGAGTTGGCCCGTTGACCTGGCCGTGGTCAGCAACCCCGCCGAGGTCTTCCGGCGTCTCTCAACCCTGCGGGAGGCACCCGTTCTGGCGGCAGGGCGTGGGGCCAGGACAGCGCTACTTCACCACGTATCGGCCGGCGGAGACGCCCGCTACCGTACGGAGGACACTCGCAGCGAGGCGATACCGATGCATCCGGCCCGGGTGGTGGCGGAGTTGCGAGCCGCCTTCCCCGACGACGCCGCCTTGTGCGTCGACTCCGGCGCCCATCGGGCCTGGTTCGCGGAGTACTGGGACACACGACAGCCTGGCACCCACTTTTCCCTCACCAACCTCGGGCCCATGGGCGGCGCGGTCCCGCTTGGCATCGGGGCCAAGCTCGCCCAGCCACAGCGACCTATGTTGATCGCCACCGGCGACGGATGTCTGCTCATGCACGGCATGGAGCTACACACCGCCAGCCGTGAACAAATCCCTGTCGTCGTCGCGGTGATGAACAATCGTTCCTACGGCAACATCTGGTTCCGTGCCTCCAAGATCAGCCCGCGAGCGGAACGGCTGACTGACATTCCCGGCATCGACTGGGTCGGATTCGCCCGCTCGATGGGCGCCGACGGCGAGCGGGTCGAGCAGCCGGCACAGATCCCGGCGGCCGTCGCACGCGGGCTCGCCGCATCGCGCCCCTACCTCCTCGACCTCATCATCGACAAGACCTACCCAACCCCGGTCGGGGTCTGGCGAGAACGTCAGCAACAGTGGGAGGACAACGATTGA
- a CDS encoding zinc ribbon domain-containing protein has translation MTTIQACAKCRTVLLPGQQGCLRCGLPAAEQTQECSTCHRPTGVDVRFCPACGQRLGQLSPMPAGEAATAPPPGTDPAAPLPPPTAFAEVRNPNRWLYRLTGVGLAVLLAGIAGLYAVQSVFYTPERVVAEYFSALSERDFAAARSLLEEPSGDGPNDPGKLPLIPLNESYQPPASAEVTSIEVPNEIQLVGAPAGADRADWRLAGVTYRVGDRTYREVLYLHRQKRKELGVLDGWLIYGGVNELTVSAWQNSPSVLINGQVVPVREGYATARVFPGLHEVRVADDPLLRAELVFAEVGLLRPREARLRPTVRDSARSAVESQVKAYLDNCAESTDPSPEDCPFSWTAVDSSQPVQWAIETYPELEFDIYEGQVSVTGWTGRVNVAWAGYGGVEMDYDIGFSVTGWASLIDGQVTFDYDPY, from the coding sequence ATGACGACGATTCAGGCCTGCGCGAAGTGTCGGACCGTGCTCCTTCCGGGCCAGCAGGGGTGCCTGCGATGTGGTCTCCCGGCCGCCGAGCAGACGCAGGAGTGCTCCACCTGCCACCGTCCCACCGGGGTGGACGTCCGGTTCTGCCCCGCCTGTGGGCAGCGGCTGGGGCAGTTGTCGCCGATGCCCGCCGGTGAGGCGGCGACGGCACCGCCGCCCGGCACCGACCCAGCTGCCCCGTTGCCGCCGCCCACTGCGTTCGCCGAGGTGCGCAACCCCAATCGCTGGCTCTATCGGCTCACAGGCGTCGGTCTGGCCGTGCTGTTGGCCGGTATCGCCGGCCTCTACGCGGTCCAGAGCGTCTTCTACACCCCCGAGCGGGTGGTGGCGGAGTACTTTTCCGCGCTCTCCGAGCGGGACTTCGCCGCCGCGCGTTCCCTCCTGGAGGAGCCGTCCGGGGACGGTCCGAACGATCCCGGGAAGCTACCGTTGATCCCCCTGAACGAGTCCTACCAGCCGCCGGCGTCGGCGGAAGTCACCTCGATCGAGGTGCCGAACGAGATCCAGCTGGTGGGCGCTCCGGCCGGGGCGGACCGGGCAGACTGGCGGTTGGCCGGCGTCACGTACCGAGTGGGCGACCGTACCTATCGGGAAGTGCTGTATCTGCACCGGCAGAAGCGGAAGGAACTGGGTGTTCTGGATGGCTGGTTGATCTACGGCGGGGTTAATGAGCTGACCGTGTCGGCCTGGCAGAACAGTCCGAGCGTGCTCATCAACGGGCAGGTGGTGCCAGTGCGCGAGGGGTACGCGACGGCACGCGTCTTCCCTGGTCTCCATGAGGTGAGAGTGGCTGACGACCCACTACTCCGGGCCGAGCTGGTGTTTGCGGAGGTTGGCCTGCTGAGACCGCGTGAGGCGAGGCTACGGCCAACGGTCCGGGACTCGGCGCGCAGCGCGGTCGAAAGTCAGGTGAAGGCGTACCTTGACAACTGTGCTGAGAGCACCGACCCGTCGCCGGAGGACTGCCCCTTCTCCTGGACCGCAGTCGATTCTTCACAACCTGTGCAATGGGCGATCGAAACGTATCCGGAGCTCGAGTTCGATATCTATGAGGGTCAGGTCAGCGTCACCGGTTGGACGGGACGTGTCAACGTGGCATGGGCCGGCTACGGCGGGGTGGAGATGGATTACGACATCGGCTTCTCCGTCACCGGTTGGGCCAGCTTGATCGATGGTCAGGTGACCTTCGACTACGACCCTTACTAG
- a CDS encoding VOC family protein produces the protein MTDSVTHRQHAIDYIEFAVTDLAEAKRFYGYAFGWEFTDYGPEYAGIRSPHGESAPEVGGLRQDAQVRVGGPLVVLFSTDLEQSIQAVTKAGGTVINGPYDFPGGHRFHFTDPSGNELAVWAEA, from the coding sequence ATGACCGATTCTGTGACTCACCGACAGCACGCCATCGACTACATTGAGTTCGCCGTCACCGACCTCGCGGAGGCGAAACGGTTTTACGGCTACGCCTTCGGCTGGGAGTTCACCGACTACGGGCCGGAATACGCCGGCATCCGTAGCCCGCACGGCGAGTCCGCGCCCGAGGTGGGCGGACTTCGACAGGACGCGCAGGTCCGTGTGGGCGGCCCGCTGGTCGTGCTGTTCTCGACCGACCTGGAGCAGTCAATCCAGGCGGTGACCAAAGCCGGCGGCACCGTGATCAACGGCCCGTACGACTTCCCGGGCGGGCATCGCTTCCACTTCACCGACCCGAGCGGCAACGAGCTGGCCGTCTGGGCCGAGGCGTAA
- a CDS encoding carboxymuconolactone decarboxylase family protein, whose product MATLPDPTAQLGDEDRAAYDRMAATRAHSDGRARLGNVYVRMFNNPGVAIKVGALGEHLRFHATLPDDVRELTILRFSERRGYSYELAHHHRSARLAGISSATINQLSSGTIPDDLPDPQRAALEVVDAVAAARSIPENVQHRLTAAYGTAGVVEVVALCGLYSLMGYMVTAFDIPLEHT is encoded by the coding sequence ATGGCGACGCTACCCGACCCAACAGCGCAGCTAGGCGATGAGGACCGCGCCGCATACGACCGGATGGCTGCCACCCGGGCCCACTCCGATGGCAGAGCGAGACTCGGGAATGTCTACGTGCGAATGTTCAACAATCCCGGGGTCGCCATCAAGGTCGGCGCACTCGGCGAACACCTGAGGTTCCACGCGACCCTCCCCGACGACGTGCGTGAACTCACCATCCTCCGGTTCTCAGAACGGCGCGGCTACTCCTACGAGTTGGCCCACCACCACCGGTCTGCCCGGCTCGCTGGCATCAGCTCGGCCACAATCAACCAGCTCAGCTCCGGCACCATCCCTGACGATCTTCCCGATCCGCAACGGGCGGCGCTGGAAGTGGTCGATGCCGTCGCCGCCGCACGGTCAATCCCGGAGAACGTGCAGCACCGACTGACAGCCGCCTACGGCACCGCCGGCGTCGTGGAGGTGGTGGCCCTGTGCGGGCTGTACTCATTGATGGGATACATGGTCACAGCCTTCGACATTCCGCTCGAGCACACCTGA
- a CDS encoding TetR/AcrR family transcriptional regulator has product MRVDARRNRDRLVAVATAVIAEHGPAASLNEIAQRAGVGAGTLYRHFPTRESLLLEVFTTRIETLCERARELAQSRSPGDALTAWLEAFLQHCLTDRGLAETIMKAPPGADLDCAAKLHTAGADLVARAQQAGVVRTGLEVEDILQLTIGIALAADGPGRAKRLLSFAFDGLRA; this is encoded by the coding sequence ATGCGTGTCGACGCACGGCGCAACCGGGACCGGTTGGTGGCGGTGGCCACCGCCGTCATCGCCGAGCATGGCCCCGCCGCCTCCCTAAACGAGATCGCGCAACGGGCAGGCGTCGGTGCCGGCACCCTGTACCGACACTTCCCCACCCGGGAGTCGCTTCTGCTGGAAGTCTTCACCACCCGGATCGAGACCCTGTGCGAACGCGCCCGTGAGTTGGCCCAGAGCCGGTCGCCGGGCGATGCGTTGACGGCGTGGCTGGAGGCGTTCCTTCAGCACTGCCTGACGGATCGAGGTCTGGCCGAAACGATCATGAAGGCGCCGCCGGGCGCCGACCTGGACTGCGCCGCGAAGCTACATACGGCGGGGGCGGACCTGGTCGCTCGGGCTCAGCAGGCCGGCGTTGTGCGCACCGGCCTCGAGGTCGAGGACATCCTGCAACTGACGATCGGTATCGCTCTGGCGGCGGATGGTCCCGGCCGCGCGAAACGTCTCCTTTCCTTCGCCTTCGATGGCCTGCGCGCCTGA